Proteins from a genomic interval of Microcoleus sp. AS-A8:
- a CDS encoding SH3 domain-containing protein has product METMNRLGKPINLLAVIAIATTGMNTPAMAGTDIASSEENLQLAQASLVGQCRAAKQQIPIFRGSNPTSETLRLISANDEVILADTSVGADGLIRISGPVTGYVHAINLKPCGGNTEIPAIKDLCRQVIRPSQGLVIRRQPNPTAAQVGGIPYQGRITLTSNPATNKTVNNRNWVEIALPAKGWVSNGLVTQPENNLAYCP; this is encoded by the coding sequence ATGGAAACGATGAATCGATTGGGTAAGCCGATTAATCTGTTGGCTGTAATTGCGATCGCTACCACCGGAATGAATACTCCGGCTATGGCAGGTACTGACATCGCATCCTCTGAGGAAAACTTACAACTGGCACAAGCCTCTCTGGTAGGACAGTGCCGTGCTGCCAAACAGCAAATCCCCATTTTCAGGGGATCTAACCCCACCAGTGAGACATTAAGACTTATATCGGCCAATGATGAAGTCATATTGGCCGATACTTCAGTTGGAGCCGATGGACTCATCCGCATTAGTGGGCCTGTCACAGGGTATGTACATGCCATCAACCTTAAGCCCTGTGGTGGCAACACGGAAATCCCTGCAATTAAAGACCTTTGCCGTCAAGTAATTCGCCCCTCTCAAGGTTTAGTGATTCGCAGACAACCCAATCCCACAGCCGCTCAGGTTGGTGGGATACCCTATCAAGGACGGATTACCCTGACTAGCAATCCTGCAACTAACAAAACAGTTAATAATCGTAATTGGGTAGAAATTGCCTTACCTGCCAAGGGTTGGGTTTCCAATGGTTTGGTGACGCAGCCAGAGAACAATTTAGCTTATTGTCCTTAA